GATCATCTCGGTCCTGGTCCTGCTGGGTATTCTGGCCGCCGTGGCCGTGATCCGTTCCGGAGGACCGGACACCACCGTCCGGGCCAACGCCGACATCCTCTCCTCCCATCTGCGCTACGCCCAGAG
This DNA window, taken from Deltaproteobacteria bacterium, encodes the following:
- a CDS encoding prepilin-type N-terminal cleavage/methylation domain-containing protein; the encoded protein is MPTSPSNRHAFGFTMIEIISVLVLLGILAAVAVIRSGGPDTTVRANADILSSHLRYAQ